From Armatimonadota bacterium, one genomic window encodes:
- the prmC gene encoding peptide chain release factor N(5)-glutamine methyltransferase: MILREAIATAEAKLCKAGIEAARLEAQVLAAEVLGEDRSYVLAHLDDGFDQAAFARIVEQRSKGEPLAYVLGWREFYSRRYEVNPSVLVPRHETETLVELALDWIRDRASAVVADVGTGSGCIGISLALECGTCSVIGSDISADALDVAKANARALGAEIGLVRSDLVDAFRASSIDLIVCNPPYVATSDELPAEIEQHEPHGALFGGTDGLDVYRRLASECDRVVRSGGAIAVELGDRRAEAVASLFGECGWRLMRTAADLQGIDRASVFERR; the protein is encoded by the coding sequence GTGATTCTGCGAGAGGCGATCGCAACAGCCGAGGCGAAGCTCTGCAAGGCCGGGATCGAGGCGGCGCGTCTGGAAGCCCAGGTTCTTGCGGCAGAGGTTTTGGGCGAAGACAGAAGCTACGTACTTGCTCATCTTGATGACGGCTTCGACCAGGCGGCGTTCGCCCGGATCGTCGAACAAAGGTCGAAGGGGGAGCCGCTGGCCTACGTACTTGGTTGGCGCGAGTTCTACTCTCGCCGGTATGAAGTCAACCCGTCCGTTCTGGTCCCGAGGCACGAGACGGAGACGCTTGTCGAACTGGCATTGGATTGGATTCGCGATAGAGCCTCTGCGGTCGTTGCAGACGTCGGTACAGGCTCCGGCTGCATCGGGATCAGCCTTGCGCTGGAGTGCGGCACCTGTTCGGTGATCGGTTCAGACATCAGCGCTGACGCGCTGGACGTTGCAAAGGCGAACGCCCGAGCTCTCGGTGCCGAGATCGGGCTGGTCAGGTCTGATCTGGTGGATGCGTTCCGAGCGTCCTCGATCGATCTTATCGTATGCAATCCGCCTTATGTCGCAACGTCCGACGAGCTGCCTGCCGAGATCGAGCAGCACGAGCCGCACGGCGCTCTTTTTGGGGGAACGGACGGGCTAGACGTGTACCGCCGGCTGGCGAGCGAATGCGATCGCGTCGTTCGTTCGGGCGGGGCCATAGCCGTTGAACTGGGGGACCGGCGGGCTGAGGCCGTGGCGTCGCTGTTTGGCGAATGCGGCTGGCGGTTGATGCGAACGGCGGCAGATTTGCAGGGCATCGACAGGGCCAGTGTGTTTGAGCGCAGGTGA
- a CDS encoding methionyl-tRNA formyltransferase has translation MKLVYFGSSQFAVPALRVLASDIALVVSQPARPSGRGLKLHPTPVAEAAAEMGLAVVTPDRCRDPQFVSKLKTVEADAFIVASYGQILPKKVLDLPRAGCFNLHASLLPKYRGAAPIQYALLNGEDVTGVTLMLMDERMDTGGVIAEEAIGIGREETAGQLHDRLAALAAQLVKTWIVPLAAGDFEATPQDETKASYAKKLEKSDAQLNPVNSAQDEFNRYRACTPAPGAFLMTGSGPLKVLQASLSPDEAGPPGTVVSIKPNMVVAFGKGALELIQVQPSGRGRMTGTDYANGAHLKPGERLL, from the coding sequence ATGAAGCTGGTTTACTTTGGGTCGTCGCAGTTCGCCGTGCCAGCGCTCCGTGTTCTGGCCAGCGACATCGCCTTGGTCGTCTCGCAGCCCGCCCGCCCGTCGGGGCGCGGTCTAAAGCTTCACCCGACGCCGGTGGCGGAGGCCGCTGCAGAGATGGGGCTTGCGGTCGTTACACCTGACCGCTGTCGAGACCCTCAGTTCGTATCGAAGCTCAAGACTGTCGAAGCGGACGCTTTTATCGTAGCTAGCTACGGGCAAATACTGCCCAAGAAGGTGCTGGACTTGCCGCGCGCCGGGTGCTTCAACCTTCACGCGAGCCTGTTGCCGAAGTACCGCGGCGCAGCGCCGATCCAGTACGCGCTTCTGAACGGTGAAGACGTGACCGGAGTGACGCTCATGCTGATGGACGAGCGGATGGATACAGGAGGCGTGATCGCTGAAGAGGCGATTGGCATCGGACGAGAAGAGACAGCCGGCCAGCTTCACGATAGGCTCGCAGCACTGGCTGCTCAGCTGGTGAAGACTTGGATCGTCCCCCTCGCCGCCGGTGACTTCGAGGCAACGCCACAGGACGAAACCAAAGCCAGCTACGCGAAGAAACTAGAGAAGTCGGACGCCCAGCTCAACCCGGTGAACTCGGCTCAAGACGAGTTCAACCGTTACCGTGCGTGCACTCCGGCGCCCGGCGCGTTCCTCATGACGGGGTCCGGCCCGCTCAAGGTTTTGCAGGCTAGTTTGTCGCCCGACGAAGCGGGCCCGCCAGGCACGGTCGTATCGATCAAGCCGAATATGGTCGTGGCGTTCGGTAAGGGTGCGCTCGAGCTGATTCAAGTGCAGCCAAGCGGCAGAGGGCGAATGACCGGCACGGATTATGCGAATGGGGCACACTTAAAGCCAGGAGAGCGTTTACTCTAG
- the def gene encoding peptide deformylase yields the protein MQVVVPEEFKSLYVHDEQNPIIKYPAEVLRTVAVPIKRYTRRYQTVGDNMVRVMNDARGYGLAAPQIGISERIIVLASDGKPTIMFNPVVVGSEGTQLGEEGCLSIPGLFGMVERAEKVEVEALDRKGRESTFRFEGLDARVVLHEIDHLDGVLFIDKADPTTFRWEMPKTAESDPE from the coding sequence ATGCAGGTGGTCGTTCCAGAGGAGTTCAAGAGCCTGTACGTTCACGACGAGCAGAACCCGATCATCAAGTATCCCGCTGAGGTCTTAAGAACCGTAGCGGTGCCAATCAAACGGTATACGCGCCGCTACCAGACAGTCGGCGACAACATGGTTCGCGTCATGAATGACGCGCGCGGGTACGGCCTCGCCGCCCCTCAAATCGGGATCAGCGAACGAATAATCGTGCTCGCCAGCGACGGCAAGCCGACGATCATGTTCAATCCGGTCGTCGTCGGCTCTGAGGGGACGCAGCTTGGGGAGGAGGGGTGCCTTTCGATCCCCGGTCTATTCGGCATGGTCGAGAGAGCCGAGAAGGTCGAGGTTGAGGCGTTGGATCGCAAAGGCCGCGAGTCGACCTTTCGCTTCGAGGGTCTTGACGCGCGCGTTGTCCTGCACGAGATCGACCATCTTGACGGAGTGCTGTTCATCGACAAGGCGGACCCGACGACCTTCCGCTGGGAGATGCCAAAGACAGCTGAAAGTGACCCTGAATGA
- a CDS encoding creatininase family protein, translated as MKLADLTWQDADDVNRDVVVLVPTGSLEQHGPHLPLFTDTLLVTAVAEAIEAELPSKVLLTPTVWHGCSAHHISFAGTVSASFEGYEAAVMEIARSLMRNGLRKFFLINGHGGNTESNGIACRKLKAESPDCIFGHSGYFAFIPDDVLEAVMEGPAKRIQHACEAEASLMMHLHGDLVRKGRLRDDGLSPEPPVQGLTLFFDEITEQGSLGYATLATAEKGKTLFDVAVKHSAENIERLADGFVLKGIAE; from the coding sequence GTGAAGCTCGCCGACCTGACGTGGCAGGACGCCGACGATGTGAATCGCGATGTCGTCGTTCTGGTGCCGACGGGTTCGCTGGAACAACACGGTCCACATTTGCCGCTGTTCACCGATACGCTTCTTGTCACCGCCGTGGCTGAAGCGATCGAGGCTGAGCTTCCATCGAAGGTGCTTCTCACGCCGACCGTGTGGCACGGGTGCTCGGCACACCACATCTCGTTCGCGGGGACGGTTTCTGCGAGTTTCGAGGGGTATGAGGCTGCGGTGATGGAGATTGCTCGTTCGCTGATGCGAAACGGCTTGCGGAAGTTCTTCTTGATCAACGGCCACGGCGGAAACACGGAGTCGAACGGCATCGCCTGCCGCAAGCTCAAGGCCGAATCGCCGGACTGCATCTTTGGGCATTCCGGGTATTTCGCGTTCATCCCCGACGACGTCTTGGAGGCCGTGATGGAGGGACCGGCCAAGCGAATTCAACACGCCTGCGAAGCGGAGGCGAGTCTGATGATGCACTTGCACGGCGATCTAGTGCGCAAAGGCAGGCTTCGAGACGACGGCCTCAGCCCTGAGCCTCCCGTTCAGGGGCTGACGCTGTTCTTCGATGAAATCACGGAGCAAGGTTCCCTTGGCTATGCAACGCTTGCGACCGCGGAAAAGGGCAAGACCCTGTTCGACGTAGCGGTGAAGCACTCAGCAGAAAACATCGAGAGGCTGGCGGACGGCTTCGTTCTCAAGGGAATTGCTGAATAA
- the dnaA gene encoding chromosomal replication initiator protein DnaA produces the protein MSSDQLSVFDEEGAVQVQAVWRASLNQLASTVPGTAHERFLKPLTPISADEGVVTLAAPGNFVAEWVKDKYIDRIEAALSGEIGEPVQVRIVVTPREKPELEAVEAQVITAETAEIPVQRGSRFKPNPDFTFDSFVLGQSNRLAAGGAKAVATSPGMKYNPLFIYGPSGLGKTHLLHAIANEILRRDPRFPLVYVSGQQFMEDFVKALQHNRIDEFRRRHRSVSVWLLDDVQFIMGKEKTQEEVFHTFNELHSDGKQIVLCGDRPPRDLLEMDERLRSRLECGLVADVQMPDTETRCAILQNKAQADGVPLDHDVAMFLAESVPGNIRILQGALTKLIAESSFSDRPLSLELATELVENYYKAMLIVKPGFADIVNVVSKHYRIDVEAILGISRKAPIAHARHVSVYLVREITGDSWKHIGTQFGNRDHSSMMHAFTKVRNLATHDRDFSNTLTALRRQAWPEAP, from the coding sequence ATGTCGAGTGATCAGTTATCAGTTTTTGACGAGGAAGGAGCCGTTCAAGTACAAGCGGTATGGAGGGCGTCCCTCAATCAACTTGCGTCGACTGTTCCCGGCACTGCACACGAGCGTTTCTTGAAACCGCTTACGCCGATCTCAGCGGACGAGGGCGTCGTCACATTGGCCGCACCGGGCAACTTTGTCGCGGAGTGGGTCAAGGACAAATACATCGATCGGATCGAGGCGGCGTTGAGCGGCGAGATCGGCGAACCGGTCCAGGTCAGGATCGTCGTTACGCCAAGGGAGAAGCCCGAGTTAGAAGCGGTCGAGGCGCAAGTTATCACGGCTGAGACTGCGGAGATTCCCGTCCAGAGGGGTTCGCGGTTCAAGCCGAATCCAGACTTTACGTTCGACAGTTTCGTCCTCGGGCAGAGCAACCGGCTGGCTGCGGGCGGGGCGAAGGCCGTCGCGACGTCGCCGGGCATGAAGTACAACCCGCTGTTCATCTATGGCCCTTCCGGACTCGGCAAAACCCACTTGCTCCACGCTATCGCCAACGAGATTCTTCGACGCGACCCCAGATTCCCGCTCGTGTACGTGTCCGGGCAGCAGTTCATGGAGGACTTCGTCAAGGCTCTGCAGCACAACCGGATCGACGAGTTCCGTCGTCGGCACCGAAGCGTCAGCGTCTGGCTGCTGGACGACGTGCAGTTCATCATGGGCAAGGAGAAGACCCAAGAAGAGGTGTTCCACACGTTCAACGAGCTGCACTCGGACGGAAAGCAGATCGTCCTTTGTGGAGACCGACCTCCGCGAGATCTGTTGGAGATGGACGAACGGCTGAGGTCTAGACTGGAGTGCGGGCTGGTGGCCGATGTGCAAATGCCCGATACGGAGACGAGATGCGCGATCCTGCAGAACAAGGCGCAGGCCGACGGTGTCCCCCTCGATCACGATGTTGCGATGTTCCTGGCCGAATCCGTCCCTGGCAACATCCGGATTTTGCAGGGCGCGTTGACAAAGTTGATCGCCGAGAGCAGCTTTTCGGACCGTCCGTTATCCTTGGAGCTCGCCACCGAGTTGGTTGAGAACTACTACAAGGCGATGTTGATCGTCAAGCCGGGCTTTGCGGACATCGTGAACGTCGTGTCCAAGCATTACAGGATCGACGTCGAAGCGATCCTGGGCATCTCCAGAAAGGCGCCGATCGCCCACGCCCGCCACGTGTCCGTGTACCTAGTCCGCGAGATCACGGGCGACTCGTGGAAGCACATCGGAACGCAGTTCGGCAACCGTGACCACTCGTCCATGATGCACGCGTTCACGAAGGTTCGCAACCTGGCCACACACGACCGGGATTTCTCGAACACACTCACGGCGCTCCGTCGGCAGGCTTGGCCGGAGGCCCCGTGA
- the hflX gene encoding GTPase HflX, with protein MSHPTAREQPPERIFLVFVNTDVSEDDYVEAELEGLCVAVGAEAVGSLRQRVGKPTRPTFIGKGKVEELTSYAAEVEADTIVIDTELSGTQIRNLEEAVGRRVIDRTQLILDIFARRARTKEGQLQVELAQLRYRLPRLMSAWTKFERQRGGIGMRGPGETQLERDRRTVNKRISKLSAEIDGHSRHRALQRENRKAKPHSVVAIVGYTSAGKSTLMNRLVDADVLADAMPFATLDPTTRKLELDKGFSCFLVDTVGFIRRLPTQLVAAFRGTLEEVVHADLLVHVVDASLEDWELQRDLVLDTVRELGAEDVPMITVFNKIDLLSDSSVATRLVAEWPDSVAISATVGTGIPDLLDLIVAKCESKLELVKALIPYDQTRLVESCHQFGRVLLKDYREDGVYLEAELVPEMRAKLERYEVP; from the coding sequence ATGTCGCACCCGACGGCGCGTGAGCAACCACCAGAGAGAATCTTTCTGGTGTTCGTCAACACCGACGTATCGGAAGATGATTACGTTGAGGCGGAGCTTGAGGGTCTTTGCGTTGCCGTAGGCGCAGAGGCCGTCGGGTCGCTGCGCCAGCGAGTTGGTAAACCGACTCGACCGACTTTCATCGGCAAAGGCAAGGTTGAGGAGCTGACATCGTACGCGGCAGAGGTTGAAGCGGACACCATCGTCATCGACACAGAGCTGAGCGGGACTCAGATTCGAAATCTAGAAGAAGCGGTAGGGAGGCGCGTCATCGATCGGACTCAGCTGATCCTTGACATCTTTGCCCGGCGCGCTCGTACCAAGGAGGGACAGCTGCAGGTCGAACTGGCTCAGCTTCGCTACAGGTTGCCCAGGTTGATGAGCGCCTGGACGAAGTTTGAGCGACAGCGAGGCGGCATCGGCATGAGAGGCCCTGGCGAGACGCAGTTGGAGCGAGACAGACGCACCGTGAACAAGCGGATCTCGAAGCTCAGCGCCGAGATCGACGGACATTCTCGTCACCGTGCCTTGCAGCGCGAGAACCGCAAGGCGAAGCCACACTCCGTAGTCGCCATCGTTGGCTACACCAGCGCGGGCAAGTCCACCCTCATGAACCGATTGGTGGATGCGGACGTCTTGGCCGATGCGATGCCGTTCGCCACGCTCGACCCGACGACTCGCAAACTGGAACTGGACAAGGGGTTTTCGTGCTTCCTCGTCGATACGGTCGGTTTCATTCGCCGTCTGCCGACACAGCTCGTCGCAGCGTTCCGCGGAACCCTCGAAGAGGTCGTCCATGCCGACCTGCTGGTACACGTCGTGGACGCGAGCCTGGAGGACTGGGAGCTGCAGCGCGATTTAGTCTTGGACACGGTCCGGGAGCTAGGTGCCGAGGACGTGCCGATGATCACCGTGTTCAACAAGATCGACCTCCTTAGTGACTCGTCTGTGGCAACAAGGCTGGTTGCGGAGTGGCCCGATTCGGTCGCGATCAGCGCTACGGTCGGCACCGGCATCCCCGATCTGCTGGACCTGATCGTTGCCAAGTGCGAGAGCAAGTTGGAGCTGGTCAAGGCGCTCATCCCGTACGATCAGACGCGCCTGGTCGAGTCGTGCCACCAGTTCGGAAGGGTGCTATTGAAGGACTACCGCGAAGACGGCGTTTACCTTGAGGCCGAACTCGTCCCTGAAATGCGGGCCAAACTCGAACGGTACGAAGTGCCGTGA